In one window of Musa acuminata AAA Group cultivar baxijiao chromosome BXJ3-2, Cavendish_Baxijiao_AAA, whole genome shotgun sequence DNA:
- the LOC135631633 gene encoding carotenoid 9,10(9',10')-cleavage dioxygenase 1-like, whose protein sequence is MNKGRDSGLILKLKSSTTKFNAVSAPVFRRLQQQFVSLKVEVPKIIKTTSLNLLDGVVDSLFEFEEQAVFNEGNFAPVDEVGEALQLSVMDGEIPDDFPEGIYFRTGPNHLYPNQTAAVSIFGRTGYTWVEGDGMLHATYFSKDDEGNWKVSYKNKYVESETFLMEKNRNKKMFIPAADGDPTAILAAFVLNMMRYGKAVKDDSNTNVFEHAGKLYAVSEQYLPYEIDASDLHTLKAWDVNGAWHHPFTSHPKKAPHTGEMVIMGVDIKRPHYILGIISADGGEMLHKVDLKFRTGTLVHELSVTENYNIIMDYPLRFGINRVLAGKSFIGYDGDGESRIGVMPRFGDAESISWFTVRNHCSFHIINSFEDGDEVVVRGCRTTGSVIPGPDHKANKAEWYRRAYLQPNEDSHSFDPATDGVLFSRPYQWRLNMRTGAVKEGYLTGKEIAMDFPAINLSFTGLRNRYAYAQVVDSEASSKLGLSKYNMLAKLHFGLQNEDDEELAKVEYHELGDGEYCTGAQFVQKQEGTEEEDDGWLLCYVHDERSNISKVYVIDAKRFTEEPVAKISLPRRVPYGFHACYMYD, encoded by the exons ATGAACAAGGGCAGAGATAGTGGATTGATTCTAAAGCTCAAGTCTTCCACTACTAAATTTAATGCTGTTTCAGCT CCTGTTTTCAGACGATTGCAGCAACAATTTGTCTCATTAAAGGTTGAAGTTCCCAAGATCATAAAAACCACATCTTTGAATCTTTTAGATGGAGTGGTAGACTCGTTGTTCGAATTCGAAGAGCAAGCTGTATTCAATGAG GGGAACTTTGCGCCTGTCGACGAGGTAGGAGAAGCTCTGCAGCTCTCAGTCATGGACGGGGAGATTCCGGATGATTTCCCAGAAGGCATCTACTTTAGAACAG GTCCAAATCATTTGTACCCAAATCAGACAGCTGCAGTCTCCATCTTTGGCAGAACAGGCTACACATGGGTTGAAGGTGATGGAATGCTTCATGCCACATATTTCAGCAAGGATGATGAAGGAAACTGGAAAGTTTCATACAAGAACAAGTATGTAGAATCAGAAACCTTCCTCATGGAGAAGAATAGAAACAAAAAGATGTTCATACCCGCAGCCGACGGCGATCCGACCGCGATTTTAGCAGCTTTTGTTCTTAACATG ATGAGGTATGGGAAGGCAGTCAAGGATGATAGCAACACCAATGTGTTTGAGCATGCTGGAAAACTGTATGCAGTTTCTGAACAGTATCTGCCTTATGAGATTGATGCTTCGGATCTGCATACCCTAAAAGCCTGGGATGTCAATGGAGCTTGGCATCATCCCTTTACCAGTCATCCAAAG AAAGCTCCACATACTGGTGAGATGGTCATCATGGGTGTTGACATCAAAAGGCCACATTATATATTGGGAATCATATCAG CTGATGGTGGTGAGATGCTTCACAAAGTTGACCTGAAGTTTAGGACAGGGACTCTGGTCCATGAGCTCAGTGTAACTGAGAA CTACAATATCATCATGGACTACCCCCTCAGGTTTGGCATCAACAGAGTGCTTGCAGGCAAATC CTTCATAGGTTATGACGGAGATGGGGAATCAAGAATAGGAGTGATGCCTCGTTTCGGGGATGCAGAATCCATTTCCTGGTTCACTGTTAGAAACCACTGCAGCTTCCACATCATTAATTCCTTTGAGGATGGAGACGAG GTGGTTGTGAGGGGGTGTAGAACAACAGGATCAGTGATCCCAGGCCCAGACCACAAGGCCAACAAAGCCGAGTGGTACCGAAGAGCATATCTGCAACCCAATGAGGACTCTCACAGCTTCGATCCTGCCACGGATGGGGTCCTCTTTTCTCGGCCTTACCAGTGGAGACTCAACATGAGAACCGGTGCAGTCAAAGAAGGATACCTCACGGGGAAGGAGATCGCCATGGACTTCCCGGCAATCAACCTCAGTTTCACTGGACTGAGGAACCGCTACGCATACGCTCAAGTAGTGGATTCAGAAGCAAGCTCAAAGCTAG GTCTCTCGAAATACAACATGCTGGCGAAGCTGCACTTCGGATTGCAAAATGAG GACGACGAGGAGTTGGCGAAGGTCGAGTACCATGAGCTCGGCGACGGTGAGTACTGCACCGGGGCTCAGTTCGTCCAGAAACAAGAGGgaacagaggaagaagacgacggaTGGTTGCTTTGCTATGTTCATGATGAAAGATCAAACATATCCAAA GTGTACGTGATTGATGCGAAGAGGTTCACCGAAGAGCCAGTGGCCAAGATAAGTTTGCCCCGCAGGGTTCCCTATGGTTTCCATGCTTGCTACATGTACGACTAA